Part of the Gemmatimonadota bacterium genome is shown below.
CGTCGCGGACGAAGCGCCGTTCCGGCAGCGGGCCCGCGCGCTGGCGGAGGTGCTGGACCCGTGCGACCTGGCCGGCTTCAACATCCGGCGCTTCGACCTGCCGATGCTGATCACCGAGTTCCGCCGCGCCGGCATCACGTTCGACGTGCGCAGCCGTCGCCTCATCGACGTGCAGCTCATCTTCCACCGCGAGGAGCCGCGCGATCTCACCGCGGCGGCGCAGTTCTACCTCGGACGCACACCCGAGGACGCGCATACGGCGCTCGCGGACATCCGCACCTCCGCCGACGTGTTCGCCGCACAGCTGCTGCGCTACACCCACCTGCCGCGGGATCTGGACGGGCTCCACCGCTACTGCGACGACATCTCGCCCTTTGAAACAGAGTTCGACCGCTGGTTCGAACGCGATGGCGAAGGCGCCCTCGTGTTCCGACGCGGCAAGCACCGGGGGCGCCGCCTGAAGGACATCGCGGCCCAGGAGTCCGACTACCTGGTGTGGATGCTGTCCGCCGAGGACATGGATCCCGAGGTGCTGATCGCGGTGGAGAAGGCGCTCCATGCCCCGGTCCCCGATCCCACACAGGAGCCCCTCCCCCTCCCCGGTCCCCCGGAGGCATCGTGACGTCCCCCGCCACCCCCGACACCGCCGTGGACGAAGCCGATCTGTTCCGGCTGGTGCGCCGCCTGGTGGACGTCCCCTCCGTCACCGGGGACGAAGGCCCGGTCGGTCGTCTCCTGGTGGAGGAGCTGGAAGCGCGCGGATTCGCCCCCCAGACGCAGACCGTGGAGGACGGCCGGCGCAACGTGCAGGTCACGGACGACGGGACGCGCGTGGTGCTGTGCACGCACATGGACACCGTGGCGCCCTTCATCCCCAGCCGCGAGGACGACGCGGCCATCCATGGGCGGGGCTCCTGCGACGCCAAGGGGATCCTGGCCACCATGATCGTGGCCGCCCAGCGCCTGCGCGCACGCGGCCGTACGGACGTGGGACTGCTCTTCCTGGTGGGCGAGGAGACCGACAGCGCCGGGGCGCGCGCCGCCAACGGTGTGGCCCCGTCGAACGAGTTCCTGATCGTGGGCGAGCCCACGGACGGGATGCTCGCCAGCGGCCACAAGGGGATGCTGGCCTTCGAGGTCGAGGTCGCGGGCCGGGCGGCCCATTCGGCCTATCCCCACCTGGGGGATTCCGCGCTCCACCGGCTGCTGGACCTGCTGGCGCGCATCCGCGCCGCGCCGTGGGGCAACGACCCCGTGCTCGGGGCGGCCACCGTCAACGTGGGGCGGATCGAGGGCGGCGTGGCCATGAACGTCGTCGCGCCCTCCGCCCGGGCCACGGTCGCGATCCGGCTGGTGGGACCCGCGGCCGAGGCGCGCGCGCGCCTGGACGAGCTCGTGGCCGGCGATCCCGCCCTGCGGGTCCGGATCGTGTCCGCGAGCGACGCGGTACATTGTCACACCGCGGAGGGATTCCCGACCCAACCGGTCGCGTTCGGGAGCGATCTCTTCCACCTGGGCCGGTGGGGCCGTCCCCTGCTGGTGGGGCCGGGCTCCATCCACGTCGCGCATACGGACGGCGAGCACGTGCTCAAGCGCGACCTGGTGCAGGCGGTATCCACCTACGAGCGACTGGTCGAGAGGTTGGTGCAGGCATGAGCGTGTCCCGCAAGCGGGTGGCCATCCTGGGTGCCACGGGCAACGTCGGGCAGCGGCTCATCGAGCACCTGGCGGGGCATCCCTGGTTCGACATCACGCACGTCGCGGCCTCCGAGCGCTCGGCCGGCCGGAGCTACCGCGAGGCCTGCGACTGGCGGCTGCCGACCCCCCTGCCGGGCGCCGTGGCCGACCTCGAGGTCCGCGACATGACGCCCGCGGCGGACGTGGACCTGGCCTTCTCCGCGCTGGACGCCGCGGTCGCCGACACGGTCGAGCCCGAATGGGCCCGCGCCGGGGTGGCGGTCTTCTCCAACGCGCGCAGCTACCGCATGGCGCCCGACGTGCCCCTGGTCATCAGCGAGGTCAACGCCGGGCACCTGGACCTCCTGCCTGCGCAGCGCGCGGCCCGCGGCTTCCCCGGCCACGGCGGCATCGTCACCAACGCCAACTGCTCGGCCACCTTCCTGACCATGGCGCTGGCACCGCTGCACCAGCGCTTCGGCGTCCGGCGCGTGCTCGTGGCGACACTGCAGGCCGTGTCGGGCGCGGGATACCGCGGCGTCTCCTCGATGGAGATCCTGGGGAACGTGGTGCCTTTCATCGGCGGCGAGGAGGAGAAGCTGGAGAGCGAGACCCAGAAGATGCTGGGCACGCTGGACGGCGGGGCCATCGTGCCGGCGCCGATCGCCGTCTCCGCCCACACGCACCGCGTCGCCGTGCTGGACGGCCACACCGAGGCGATCTCGGTCGAGCTCGTCGAGGACCCGGGGCTGGACGCCGTGAAGGAGGCCCTCCGTTCGTTCCGGGCCGCCCCGCAGGAGATGGGCCTCCCGTCCGCGCCCGACCACCCGATCGTGGTGCTGGACGAGCGCGACCGGCCGCAACCGCTCCTCGACCTCGCGGTGGAGCGCTCGATGGCCACCGTCGTGGGGCGGATCCGGCCCTGCCCCGTCTTCCACTACAAGATGGTCCTGCTCGGCCACAACACGATCCGGGGCGCGGGCCCGGGCTCCGTGCTCAACGCCGAGCTGATGGCCGCACGCGGTCTGCTGGGCGCACGTCCGTGATCGTCCAGAAGTTCGGCGGCACCTCCGTCGAGGACGCCGCGGCCATCCTGCGCGTGGTGGGGATCGTCACCCGCGCGCGGGAGCGGGCTCCCCTGGTCGTGGTCTCCGCCATCGCGCGCGCCACGGCCACGCTGGTGGGGCTGGGCGCCACGGCCGCGCGGGGCGCGCTGGCGGACGCGGAAGCAGAGCTGGGCGCGCTCATGGACCGCCACCGCCGCATCGCGCACGACCTGGGGCTGGGCGCGCGCGAAGGCGCCGTGCGCACCCGTATCGACGCGTTCGAGGCCGAGCTCTTCCGTCTGCTCGGCGGCATCGACGTCCTTCGCGAATGCACGCCCCGCACCCGCGATCATCTCGCCACGTTCGGGGAGCGCATGTCGTCGCACCTGCTCGCCGAGGCGCTGGTGGCGCACGACGTGGACGCCGTGCTGCTCGACGCGTTCGCCATCATGGTCACGGACGCGCGCTTCGGCCGGGCGCGACCCGACCGGCCGGAGCTGGAACGCCGGGCCGCCCGACACGTCCGTCCCGTGCTGGAGGGCGGTCGGGTCCCCGTGCTGCAGGGCTACATCGGCGCCACCCCCGACGGCGTGCCCACCACCATGGGCTTCGAGGCCTCGGACTTCACCGCCACCCTGATGGGCGCGGTCCTGGGAGCGGAGGAGATCCAGATCTGGACGGACGTGGCCGGCATGCTCACCGCGGACAACCGGGTGGTCCCCGAGGCGCGCACGCTACCGCGCGTCTCCTTCGCCGAGGCGGAGGAGCTGGCCCATCTGGGCGCGCGCGTCATCCATCCGGACGCCGTGCGACCGGCCGCCGAGCGCGGCATCTCCGTGCGCATCCTGGACTCACGCGCACCGGACGCCGGGGACACGCTCCTGGATGCGGTGGGCGAGGCGGACCCGAGCGGCGTGCGCTCCGTGGCGCTGCTCCGGAACGTGACGTATCTCAGGGTCGCGCCGGTGCCCGGGCGGCCGGCCACGGAGGGCTTCGCGCGCTGGGTGCTGGACGTGCTGGCCCGGCACGACGCCACGCTGGTGCTGGCCCTGCTCAGCGAGCGCAGCGTGGCCCTGGTCGCGGAAGCGGGCACCCTGGGCCAGCGCGCCCTGGAAGAGCTCGGCGGGGCCGCACGCCTGGAGCGACAGGACGGCTGCGCGCTCGTCTCCGTGGCCGGCGCCGGCCTCGCCGACGCACCCGACGTGCCCTCCCGCGCGCTGGGCGCGCTGGTGGGGACCGGCATCCGCATGATCGCACAGGGGTCGTCTCCGCTCAGCCTGTCGGTGGTGGTGCCGGGAGCGGACGGGGAGGGCGCAGTTCGCACGTTGCACACCACGTTCATCACGGGCTGAGCGGCGCTCGCGCGCTCCACCCCTGAGACGCGGGCGAAGTCGGAGGGCGTGAGACGCGCTCCCGCGGTGGGAACCCTGGACTCCAGAAGACGGATGGCGGCATGAGGATCGCGCTGATCGGATACGGGCGGATGGGCCGCATGGTGGAGTCGGCCGCCGAGGCCCGCGGGCACGAGATCGTGGCTCGCATCGACGCCTCGGAGGACGGCCCCGCGGACCTGGCGGACCGGCTCGCGAGCCAGCGCGCCCAGGCCACCATCGACTTCAGCGTCGCGCAGGCCGTGCTGGTCAACGTGGAGGCGTGTCTGCGCGCGGGCGTGCCCCTCGTGATCGGAACCACGGGGTGGGCCGACCGCCTCCCCGAGGCGGAGGAGCGCACGCGCACGGCCGGGGGTGCGCTGCTGCACGGCGCCAACTTCTCGATCGGCGCCACTCTCTTCGCGCGCCTGGTGCGCGAGGCGGGCCGTCTGTTCGATCGCTTCCCGGACTACGACCCCTACGTGCTCGAGTACCACCACCGCATGAAGACGGATGCGCCCAGCGGGACCGCGGCCTCCCTCGCCCGCGTGTTGCTGGACACGATGGAGCGCAAGGAGCACCTGCAGGAGGGCAACCCGGCCGGCCGCATCGCGGAGGACGCGCTGCAGGTGAGCAGCGTGCGCGCCGGACACGCCTTCGGCACGCACGAGGTGGGATTCGACGGCGAGGTCGACCGCATCGTGCTGGTGCACGAGGCCAGGAGCCGGCGCGGATTCGCCGAAGGGGCGGTCTTCGCGGCGGAGTGGATCCAGGGACGCACCGGAGTGTTCTCGTTCGAGGACGCCCTTTTCGGAGAGGAAGCCCATGCCTGACGCGTTTCGCGGCACCCATACCGCGCTGGTCACCCCGTTCGCCGCGGACGGCTCGGTGGACGAAACCGAGCTGCGCGCCCTGGTGCGTCGCCAGGTCGATGGAGGCGTGAGCGGCATCGTGGCCTGCGGCACGACGGGAGAGGCCGCCACGCTGTCCCGCGACGAGCAGATCCGGGTCATCGAGATCGTCCAGGAAGAAGCGGACGGGCGTGTCGCCGTCACCGCCGGTGCCGGGGGGAACGCCACGGCCGACGTGCTGGAGTTCCTCTCGCGACTCGAGCCGATCAAGCTGGATGCGGTGTTGTGCGTGGTGCCGTACTACAACAAGCCCACGCCCGCCGGCATGCTGGCCCACTTCCGCGCGCTCGCGGACGCGGCCCCGGCGCCGGTGATGCTGTACAACGTGCCGGGCCGCACCGCGCGCAACATGCCTGCGGACGTGACCCTCGCGCTGGCCGAGCATCCCAACATCGGCGGCGTGAAGGAGGCGTCCGGCGACCTGGACCAGGTGGGCCACATCCTGCGCGACGCGCCCCGGCGCTTCAGTGTGCTCTCCGGGGACGACTCGCTCACGCTCCCCATGATGGTGCTGGGTGCCCTCGGTGTCGTGTCCGTCGTCTCCAACATCGATCCCGACCGCATGAGCCGGCTGGTGGGCGCGGCCCGTGCCTCCGACTGGGACGAAGCGCGTCGTCTGCATCACGAGCTGTCGCGCCTCATGTCGCTCTGCTTCATCGAATCCAACCCCATTCCCGTGAAGGCCGCCGTCGCCATGATGGGGTACTGCGCCGAGCGCTACCGTCTGCCCATGGTCCCGCTGGAGGAGAAGAACCGGCCGGCGCTGGACGCCGAGCTGCGCCGCCTGCGTCTGGTGCAGGCGGGGGTGACCCGATGAGCGCAACATCCGGCTGGAGCGTCGAGGCGCTGGAGCACCGCATCCGCGAGCTCGCCGGCGTACCCACCGCCGAGCTGCCGCAGGACGCCGAGGCCGTCTTCCTGGAGCTGCGCGATCGGTTGACGCGGGGCGAGGTGCGCTCCGCCTCTCCCGGTCCGGACGGGTGGAAGGCCAACACGTGGGTCAAGCAGGGGATCCTGCTGGGCTTCCGGTTGGGCCGCATCGAGGACTTCACGGCGGCCGGCTTCCCGTTCTTCGACAAGCACACCTATCCGCTGCGCGCCATGGACGCGGGAGAAGGCGTGCGCATCGTACCGGGCGGATCGTCCATCCGCAGCGGCGCGTACGTGGCGCCGGGCGTGGTGTGCATGCCGCCCATGTACGTCAACGTGGGCGCGTACGTGGACGAGGGCACCATGGTGGACTCGCACGCCCTCGTGGGCTCCTGCGCCCAGATCGGCAAGCGCGTCCACCTGTCGGCGGCGGCGCAGATCGGCGGCGTGCTCGAACCCGTGGGTGCGGTCCCGGTGATCGTCGAGGACGACGTGCTCGTCGGCGGCAACTGCGGCGTCTACGAGGGGTGGATCATCGGCACGCGGGCCGTGCTGGCCCCGGGCACCATCCTCACCCGCGCCACGCGCGTGTACGACCTGGTGCATGGCCGTGTCATCGCGGCAGAGGAAGGCTCCTCCCCGCGGATCCCGGACGGTGCGGTGGTCGTGCCCGGGAGCCGTCCGGCGAAGGGGGACTTCGCGCGCGCGCACGGCGTGCAGCTCTACGTGCCGGTCATCGTGAAGTACCGGGACGCGGGCACCGACGCGGCGGTGGCGTTGGAGGACGCGTTGCGCTGACATGGACGTGCGCCGCTTCCTCGCCGACTACTGGCTTTCCCTGCTCCTGCTCTTCGTCCCGATTGCGCTGTACCTCGAGTACGGCGCCCACGCAGACGCGACCTGGATCTTTCTCGCGTCGGCGCTCGCCATCGTGCCGCTGGCGGGTTGGATGGGACGCGCCACGGAGCACCTCGCGGAGCGTCTCGGCGCGGGTCCCGGCGCCCTGCTGAACGCCACGTTCGGGAACGCGGCCGAGCTGATCATCGCCGTGATCGCGCTGCGAGCCGGGCTCTACGACCTGGTCAAGGCGTCCATCACCGGGTCCATCATCGGCAACGTCCTGCTCGTGTTCGGCCTGTCGGCCTTCCTGGGCGGGCTCAAGCATCCGCGCCAGCAGTTCAACCGCGTCGCGGCCGCCAACGGCTCCACGCTCCTCCTGTTGAGCGCGGTCGGTCTCGTGATCCCGGCCGTCTTCCACCTGGTGGTGGGCGCGGGCTTCCAGGCCTCGGAGCGCGGGCTGTCGCTCGACATCGCGATCGTGCTGATGGTCACCTACCTGGCCAGCCTCTGGTTCACGCTGAAGACGCATTCCCACCTGTACCTGGGCATCCGCTCCGAAGCACAGGAGCACAGCGCCGATCCGCAACCGCACGCCGGAGGTCACCAGCCCTGGCCGGCGGGCGTGGCCCTGGTGGTCCTGCTGGTCGCCGCGGCGATGGTGGGCGTGATGAGCGAGCTGCTCGTGGGGGCCACCGAGGAAGCCGCCCACACGTTCGGCATGAGCGAGGTGTTCGTGGGGGTGATCCTGGTCGCGCTCGTGGGCAACGCGGCCGAGCATTCCACGGCCGTGCTCATGGCCATGAAGAACAAGATGGACCTGGCCATCAACATCGCGGTGGGGTCATCCATCCAGATCGCGCTGTTCGTGGCCCCTCTGCTGGTGTTCCTGAGCTACGCGGTGGGGCCGCAGCCCATGGACCTGCTCTTCACCACGTTCGAGGTGCTGGCGGTCGGCATCTCCGTCCTGGTGATCGGGCAGATCTCCCAGGACGGGGAGTCGCACTGGATGGAGGGGCTGCAGCTCCTCGCGGTCTACATCGTCCTCGGGATCGCTTTCTTCTTCCTCCCGGCCTGAACGGCCGGGCGGCACTCGAGCGGGGCCGTCGCCCGGCGCCGGGCGAGGCACGACGCGCAGCGGCGACCACGAGCCGGGGTCAGTCCTGCGCGCGGTCGGCCGCACCCGGCGCGGAGCCGGACAGGCGTGCAATGACCCGCGCCGCCAGTTGCGCGCGCGAGTCCACGCCCACCTTCCGATAGATCGCGCTGGCCTGCTGTCGCACCGTCCGGTGGGACCGGTGCCGAAGCTGCGCGATCTCGGCGAGCGAGCGGCCCTCGATCAGCCCGTGCGCCACGGCAGCCTCCGAGGGAGACAGGTCCCAGGAGTCGAGGAGCGCTCCCAGAGGGGGCGGGGCGGCGCCCGGGCCCTCCCCCGGAGGCGTGGGCCGCCGCCGCCCCCGCCCCAGGCCCATCCATGCGACCAGCAGGACCAGCAGCGCCGGCCCGGACGGGTCGATCGCAAGGCGGAACACGCCGGCGCGGGCGTCGACGACGGTCTGGGTCACGCCGTACGCGAGGAGACCTGCGACCATCAGAACCCGGACGCTCCGGCTTCTCGTGCGTTCCATCGGATCCCCCCTCTGCCCGTGCTCAGCGGTCCATCGAACATGTGCCGGATCGGCGCCCCTGGCCCCAAGATCGGCCGTTTGCCCGATCGCGGGCCAGGCGACGCACGTACATCGTTGCCGTACGTCCATCGCCGCGCAGGAGATCCGATGCCCCGAGCCCGTCGCCGCACGCTCTCTGCCCTAGGCGCCCAGGCACTCCTCATGGCCGCGTGTGTCTCCGCCGGGACATTCGACGCCACCGCGCCGGCCGGTTTCGAGGTGGTGTGGCCGGTCGGCGCCGACCCCTCCGCCCTGGAGCGCGGAGCACCCGGCGTCCTCCTGGTCGTGGGGTGCGGTGGCGCGTCGATCGTGGAGGGCCGCTCGCACTACCGGGACGTGGCCACGGAGCTCGCCCGTCTCGGCTATGCGACCATGGTGGTGGACTACGTCCGCGCGCACGGTCGCAAGCGTGCCTGCGGAGAGCACCCCTCGTCCGAGGAGGTCGTACGCTACCTGGAGCTCTCCTGGGAACGCATGGCCGGGTTCCCCCGGACGGATGCGACCCGGCTCTTCCTGATGGGCTGGTCCCGCGGCGGGACGGCCGTCCTCGATTTCCTCGGCACGTCGCCCTACGCAGCCGAGGTCCGGGGCGCGGTCCTCTGGTATCCCGATTGCCGACGACTCCTGCCGCCCCTGAGCGCACCTCCGACTGCCCCCACGCTGTGGCTCTTCGCCGGAGACGACAACGTGGCGCCGCCCGACCCCTGCACGCCGCTCGTGGAGCGGTGGGGAGACGCCGCGCAGACCCATACGTTCCCGGGCGCCCATCACGGGTTCGACATGCCGGAGCTCGATCCGGGGATCGACGCCCGCGAGTACATCCTCTTCGGGCCCGAACGCACGCTCCGGTATGACTCCGTGGCGGCAGCGACGGCCTGGGAGGCCGCGGAACGCTTTCTGCGAAGCGGGAGCGGGGGGCCCTGAGCGAGCTCCCCGGCGCGCGAGTTCGGTTCTCAGTCCACCGGCGGCCGCGGCTGGAACGTCCGCCGGAGCGGCAGCTCGGGCACGGTCGCGGTGACCAGGGCCGCGGCCACGATCACACCCAGCAGCAACCGGTAGATCCGCGTCACGGCCTCTGCGAACGCACCGGCCACGGCCGCCTCGGCGCTCCGCACGGCCTCCTGCTCCGCCGCGTCCAGGATGGCCTCGAGCTCCGAGGGGCTGGCGCCACGCGCCCGCGCCGCCATGAGGCGCTCACGGTCGGCGGCGGGGAGCAGGCCCTCGCCTTCCTTCCCTCCGGCCCCTCCTTCGTCCATCTCGCCCTCGCGCACCCGCGCCCGCAGGAGCGCGAAGCGGGCGTGGATGGCGTCGGTGATCGCCCCCCCTCCACTCGCGGCCAGGCGCAGCTCCCCCGACCCCTCCCCCGCGAGCGCCTCGGCCGGGAGGGCTCCACCCGACCGCATGAGGGCCGACACCAGGGTGACCACCAGCACGGTGCCCATCACGGCGGAGCCCACGGTCCCGCCGATCTGCCGGAAGAACTGGCTGGCGCTCGTGGCCTGCCCGATCCGGCGGACGTCCACGGCGTTCTGGATGGCGAGGGTGTAGAGCGGCAGGGACGGCCCGATCCCCAGCCCGCACAGGACCATGTAGGCCGTGACCGTCCAGTAGCCCGTCTCGGCGGTCATGCGGGCCAGGAGCGCCACCCCCACCAGGAGGATGCCGATCCCGACCAGGAGGAGACGGCGGTAGTGCCCGAAGCGCGCCACCAGCTGGCCGGACAGCACCGAGCCGGTCACCAGGCCCAGCGAGAGCGGGATGAGCGCCACCCCGGCGCGCGTGGCGCTCACGCCCACCACCATGACCAGGAAGAGGGGCAGGAAGATCAGGACGCAGATGAACACGGCGCCCATGAGGAAGGACGCCACGTTGGCGCGCGCGAAGACCGCATTGCCGAACAGGGACAGGTCCAGCACCGGGTTGGCGGCCCGGCGCGAGCGCAGCACGAAGACGGTGACCGCGGCCAGACCCAGCGCCACCAGACCCAGGGTGACCCAGCCGGCCCACCCGTCGACCCCCGGCACGGTGCCGGGCAGCCAGGGAAAGCGGCGCTTGTCGATCTGCAGGCCCAGCACGGCCGCGGACAGGCCCGCCACCAGGAAGGCGGCCGAGGCCCAGTCGATGCGGGTGCGGGCCGCGTCGGGCGGACGCAGCGGCGGCATGCGCGTGGTCACGAACCACACCGCCAGCGCGCCGAACGGCACGTTCACGTAGAAGACCCAGCGCCACCCCTCGACGCCCGGGATCAGCCCGCCGCCGTGGTCCGTGAGCAGCCCGCCCACGAGCGGGCCCAGCACGCTGGCGACCCCGAAGACGGCGCCGACGAAGCCCTGATAGCGGGCGCGCTGCGCCGGAGGATAGAGGTCCGCGATCACGATGAAGGCCATCGCGAAGAGGCCCGCGCCGCCCAGCCCCTGCACGGCCCGGAAGGCGATCAGCTGGTCCATGCCGTCCCCGAGCAGCGGCAGCGACCCGAACTCGCCCGCCAGCCCGCACAGGGCCGAGCCCGTCAGGAACAGCCCGATGGCCCCCAGCTCGATGGCGCGCCGGCTGTAGGTGTCGGCCAGCTTGCCGTAGATGGGCACCAGGGACGTGGAGGCCAGCAGGTAGGCCGTGGCCACCCACGCATACCGGTCCACGCCCTGCAGATCCTCCACGATCCGCGGCAGGGCGGTCGAGACGATGGTCTGGTCCAGAGCGCCCAGGAACAGGGCCAGCAGGATGGCAACGAGGGTCAGCGTGCGGTCCCGGTCGGTGAGACCGGGAGGCAGCTCGACGTCGGTCACGGGCGGAACGGTGCGGAGAGGAGCGGTGCGGGGACCCGTGTTGAGGACCCCGGCGACCGCTCGAAGGGTCCTGCTGTCGCGCGCGGCCTGAGCCGGCGCGGGGTACCCCGCCCGCCGCACGACCTGCTAAGTTCCGCCGACCCCTCGGCAGATCGCTGCGACGCGCCCGGACCGCTGTGCGGGCCCTCCAGGGATCTCCGCGTTCGACGACCGCACGGACGACGACGTCATGTTCTTCGCCGCCCATTCCGGGATCCGCTACCTGACCCTGCTGTTCGGGATCCTGGCCCTCGTGTATGCCCTGTTCGGGATGGTGACCCGCCGTCCCTACGACAAGCCCATGCGCATCCTGGCTACGGCCTTCGCGGGCACCCTGCACCTTCAGATCGTGCTCGGGTTCGCGGTGCTCTTCAGCGGACGGTTCTATCCGGGCATCTACCTGCATTTCCTGCTGATGGTGCTGGCGGCGGTTGTGGCCCAGCTGCCACCGTCCGTGATGCGCCGTCGTCCGCCCGAGGCCCGCTCGTTCGTTCCCCATGTGGTGGGGACCGCGATCGCCCTCGTGCTCGTCGTGGTCGGCATCCTGTCCATCGGCCGCGGGGTCTTCCAGAGCACCCTGTGAGCGATCACGGAAGCCCGGGCGGGGTACCCATCTCCGCGTTCCGTTCCAAAGGAGGAGGCATGGTCTCACCCCCTGTCCGAAGCCTCGCCCTCGCGCTCGCGGCGCTGGGGACGGGCTGCTACACCTACCGCCCGGTGGAGCTGGCCGAGGTCCGGCCCAACACCGAGATCCGTGCCCGGGTCTCGGCCCAGGAGGCCGCCCGACTGGCCGAGGTGCTCGGGGGCCGTGAGCGGCGCGAGCTCGACGGGCGGGTGGTCGAGGCTGGCGCCGAGGGCGTGACGCTGGATGTCGCCGTCGTGAGCTCGGTCGAGCGCGGCGGGGACGCGCTACGCCAGCGGCTGGAGCTCACTCCCGACCGCATCCTGGAGGTCGAGGTCCGCGAGCTCAGCCAGTCCCGCACGGGCGCGCTGCTCGGCATCGCGCTCGGAGGCGGCGTGGCGCTGCTCGTCTCGCAGCTCCACGGCGGCGCCGGGGAGCGTCCGCCGGGAATCCCGCCGCCATCGGAGATGCGGATCCCCTTCCGGATCCCGATCCCCTGGTAGGGAGCCCCTTCGAAGGAAAGCGCCCGGGCCGGCCGTAGCCGACCCGGGCGTTTTCACGTCCGGAGCCGATCCGCTCCCGCGATCAGCTCACGTTGGGGTTGGTCTGCCTCTCGCTCTCGGAGATCGGGAAGCAGTAGTCGCGCGTCTCGAGGTGCGACCCGGTCGCCACGTCCCCACTCACCTGCTCGAGCGGGTGCAGGTCGTCCTCTGTGAGACCGGCGTCGTTCCACCGACGCAGCGCTCCGAGGCGTCGCCCCTCGAGCCACATCTCGATCGCGTGCTCGCGCTTGTAGTAGCCCCACGCCTCCGCTTCCGACGTTGCGGTCTCGGTAGGCATGCCGGCGGCGGTACGCAGATCGTTCACGATCGCCATGGCACCCTGCCAGTCGCCATCCATCAGCATGGCTTCGGCTTCCAGCAGGCGCATCTCCGCACCCGACGAGAGCTCTACGTCCGCTCCCGGATCCGGGTACTTGTCCTGCGGCCACCAGTCGACCTGACCGCAGCACTCCACCGCCGCGTCCCCGGTCTTGTTGGTCAGCATGTAGGGCACACGCGGATCGCCCGACGGATTGTCGTCGGACAGCCCG
Proteins encoded:
- a CDS encoding M20/M25/M40 family metallo-hydrolase; the encoded protein is MTSPATPDTAVDEADLFRLVRRLVDVPSVTGDEGPVGRLLVEELEARGFAPQTQTVEDGRRNVQVTDDGTRVVLCTHMDTVAPFIPSREDDAAIHGRGSCDAKGILATMIVAAQRLRARGRTDVGLLFLVGEETDSAGARAANGVAPSNEFLIVGEPTDGMLASGHKGMLAFEVEVAGRAAHSAYPHLGDSALHRLLDLLARIRAAPWGNDPVLGAATVNVGRIEGGVAMNVVAPSARATVAIRLVGPAAEARARLDELVAGDPALRVRIVSASDAVHCHTAEGFPTQPVAFGSDLFHLGRWGRPLLVGPGSIHVAHTDGEHVLKRDLVQAVSTYERLVERLVQA
- a CDS encoding 3'-5' exonuclease, translated to MSAHPLHGALGSALDRPVCFLDLETTGLSLKHDRIVELAVLIVHPDGTVEERERRFNPEMPIPPEASRVHGITDADVADEAPFRQRARALAEVLDPCDLAGFNIRRFDLPMLITEFRRAGITFDVRSRRLIDVQLIFHREEPRDLTAAAQFYLGRTPEDAHTALADIRTSADVFAAQLLRYTHLPRDLDGLHRYCDDISPFETEFDRWFERDGEGALVFRRGKHRGRRLKDIAAQESDYLVWMLSAEDMDPEVLIAVEKALHAPVPDPTQEPLPLPGPPEAS
- the dapB gene encoding 4-hydroxy-tetrahydrodipicolinate reductase, coding for MRIALIGYGRMGRMVESAAEARGHEIVARIDASEDGPADLADRLASQRAQATIDFSVAQAVLVNVEACLRAGVPLVIGTTGWADRLPEAEERTRTAGGALLHGANFSIGATLFARLVREAGRLFDRFPDYDPYVLEYHHRMKTDAPSGTAASLARVLLDTMERKEHLQEGNPAGRIAEDALQVSSVRAGHAFGTHEVGFDGEVDRIVLVHEARSRRGFAEGAVFAAEWIQGRTGVFSFEDALFGEEAHA
- a CDS encoding aspartate kinase; translated protein: MIVQKFGGTSVEDAAAILRVVGIVTRARERAPLVVVSAIARATATLVGLGATAARGALADAEAELGALMDRHRRIAHDLGLGAREGAVRTRIDAFEAELFRLLGGIDVLRECTPRTRDHLATFGERMSSHLLAEALVAHDVDAVLLDAFAIMVTDARFGRARPDRPELERRAARHVRPVLEGGRVPVLQGYIGATPDGVPTTMGFEASDFTATLMGAVLGAEEIQIWTDVAGMLTADNRVVPEARTLPRVSFAEAEELAHLGARVIHPDAVRPAAERGISVRILDSRAPDAGDTLLDAVGEADPSGVRSVALLRNVTYLRVAPVPGRPATEGFARWVLDVLARHDATLVLALLSERSVALVAEAGTLGQRALEELGGAARLERQDGCALVSVAGAGLADAPDVPSRALGALVGTGIRMIAQGSSPLSLSVVVPGADGEGAVRTLHTTFITG
- the dapA gene encoding 4-hydroxy-tetrahydrodipicolinate synthase, encoding MPDAFRGTHTALVTPFAADGSVDETELRALVRRQVDGGVSGIVACGTTGEAATLSRDEQIRVIEIVQEEADGRVAVTAGAGGNATADVLEFLSRLEPIKLDAVLCVVPYYNKPTPAGMLAHFRALADAAPAPVMLYNVPGRTARNMPADVTLALAEHPNIGGVKEASGDLDQVGHILRDAPRRFSVLSGDDSLTLPMMVLGALGVVSVVSNIDPDRMSRLVGAARASDWDEARRLHHELSRLMSLCFIESNPIPVKAAVAMMGYCAERYRLPMVPLEEKNRPALDAELRRLRLVQAGVTR
- a CDS encoding 2,3,4,5-tetrahydropyridine-2,6-dicarboxylate N-succinyltransferase is translated as MSATSGWSVEALEHRIRELAGVPTAELPQDAEAVFLELRDRLTRGEVRSASPGPDGWKANTWVKQGILLGFRLGRIEDFTAAGFPFFDKHTYPLRAMDAGEGVRIVPGGSSIRSGAYVAPGVVCMPPMYVNVGAYVDEGTMVDSHALVGSCAQIGKRVHLSAAAQIGGVLEPVGAVPVIVEDDVLVGGNCGVYEGWIIGTRAVLAPGTILTRATRVYDLVHGRVIAAEEGSSPRIPDGAVVVPGSRPAKGDFARAHGVQLYVPVIVKYRDAGTDAAVALEDALR
- the cax gene encoding calcium/proton exchanger, translating into MDVRRFLADYWLSLLLLFVPIALYLEYGAHADATWIFLASALAIVPLAGWMGRATEHLAERLGAGPGALLNATFGNAAELIIAVIALRAGLYDLVKASITGSIIGNVLLVFGLSAFLGGLKHPRQQFNRVAAANGSTLLLLSAVGLVIPAVFHLVVGAGFQASERGLSLDIAIVLMVTYLASLWFTLKTHSHLYLGIRSEAQEHSADPQPHAGGHQPWPAGVALVVLLVAAAMVGVMSELLVGATEEAAHTFGMSEVFVGVILVALVGNAAEHSTAVLMAMKNKMDLAINIAVGSSIQIALFVAPLLVFLSYAVGPQPMDLLFTTFEVLAVGISVLVIGQISQDGESHWMEGLQLLAVYIVLGIAFFFLPA
- the asd gene encoding aspartate-semialdehyde dehydrogenase, translated to MSVSRKRVAILGATGNVGQRLIEHLAGHPWFDITHVAASERSAGRSYREACDWRLPTPLPGAVADLEVRDMTPAADVDLAFSALDAAVADTVEPEWARAGVAVFSNARSYRMAPDVPLVISEVNAGHLDLLPAQRAARGFPGHGGIVTNANCSATFLTMALAPLHQRFGVRRVLVATLQAVSGAGYRGVSSMEILGNVVPFIGGEEEKLESETQKMLGTLDGGAIVPAPIAVSAHTHRVAVLDGHTEAISVELVEDPGLDAVKEALRSFRAAPQEMGLPSAPDHPIVVLDERDRPQPLLDLAVERSMATVVGRIRPCPVFHYKMVLLGHNTIRGAGPGSVLNAELMAARGLLGARP